The following is a genomic window from Rhodoferax sp. PAMC 29310.
TGGAGCCCTTTGACGAGGCCTATGCGAAAGCCGACTGGTCCCGATTCAGTGGCATGCCCCTGTTCCGCGCAGCAAATCGCATGAACGCCTACAACACCTATTTGCTCATGGAACAGCAGGGCGACAAATGAAACCACAAGCCGTCGCCCGCGCAGGGTGGTCGCGCCGACAAGTACTGGCGGGCGCTGCCATCACACTGGCGACGCCTCTAAAGGATGCAATGGCTGCTCCCGCCATGCTGCCTGCCCCGATCGATTGGTCTGCACTGCGTTTGCTGGATGAGCATGGCGATGGCCCTGCCAGGTGGGTCGGATTGCCGGTCGTCGTCGTGTTCTGGGCCACTTGGTGCCCGTTCTGCAAACGCCACAATGCCCACATTGAAAAGTTGTACCAGTTCAGCCGGGGCAAAGCTTTTCGGGTGCTGGGGGTGAGCAGCGAGAACGATCGAGAAAAAATAAGAAACCATGTGCTGGCCAATCAGATACATTTTCCGATCGCCATGGCACAGCCCGGTTTTCGGGCGCAGTTTACAAGTCGCAATGTTATTCCCCTGACTTGCTTGGTGGGTGCAGATGGTCGTCTAATGCAGACGATGGCTGGCGAGATGCAGGAAGACGACGTGATGTCGCTCGCTGTGACCTTGGGCGCGGCTAAACCTAGAATTGAAGCTGTTTCACTTTTGACACGGGACTTGATATGGGCGAGTTAAGCAGCGAAGACCGCGTTTTTGAATCTGCAGCGCAGCTCTTTTCGCTGCTCTCTACGCCCTTGCGGCTCAAAATCATCAGCGCGGTATGCGAAAAAGAAAAAAACGTGTCCGAGCTGCTGGCCTTGATTGACACGACGCAGCCTAATATGTCGCAGCATCTTTCCGCGCTGTACCGCAAAGGCGTGCTGTCAAGACGCAAGGAAGGGGCCCAGGTGTTCTATGGCTTGCAAAGTGAGCGAGTCGCCACTTTGTGCCGTGCCGTGTGTACGCAGGTCGCGATCGAGCTGGATGACAACGCCCCGATTGATGTGGCAGACCGTTTAACAAAGACGGCCACGTCGGCAGACGTCGAGGCCTCCTGATGGCAGTCCCCCACTCGAGCACTCGCAGCGCCGTCCGATGACGATGGCGCGCCATGCAAACCCGTCACTCAACAGGAGCAAGCCATGATGACATTGCGGAAATTTCTTCAAACCGGTCTTTTGGCCATCGGTGCCAGTCTCGCCACCGGTACGATGGCACAGACGGCCAGCCCACCCCCTGCGAAAGTAGTATTTCAGGTGAGCGATGGCGATGCTGCCAAATGGAACCTTGCCTTGAACAACGCGAAGAACGTGCAGCAGGAACTCGGTGCCTCTAAAGTGCAGATTGAAATCGTCGCCTACGGGCCCGGCATCGGCATGCTCAAGGACGACGCCACCACGGCGAACCGGGTTTCCGAGGCGGTGCAGTCTGGGGTTCAGGTGGTGGCCTGCGAAAACACGATGACAGCCCTGAAGCTGACAAAAGCAGATATGAACAAGTCAATCGGCTATGTGCCCGCCGGCGTGGTGGAGCTGATGAAGCGACAGTCCGAAGGTTGGGCCTACATCCGCCCCTGATGAGCTAGACCCATGTCCGCCGGGTGTCCGGCAGTCTTACTGACACGGTTGATTCTGTTGTTTTTGCGCAGGCGACCCATTTGGCGGGGAACGTTGGTGTGCTGAGTTCGACGGGCCGGCACAGCACTATCTGCCCATAAAAAATACCGCAAGCACTGAGCACGCACTGCCTCTCGATGCCCAAGGTATCTTGGCGCTGGCGGCTTGGGGATAGGTGTTCAGCGCCGCAGGACCTTTCGGCCTCGCTCATGCGCGTAGCGAATGCCGGTGTTGATCGCCGCTTCGTCAAAGTTCAGTCCGGCAAAGTTGCGGGCGTTGGTGGCGTCCCGAAACCCCAGGTAGACACAATCTGCCCCATGGTCAATGGCGGCTTTGAGTGCCGGCAGGCTGCCCGCGGGGCAAACCAGATCCATGGGCGGTGCGGAAGCAACAGAGCGATCGACGATGGAATTCATGGTGGGGCAAGGGTGGTGGACTCGGTCAGTGGGCTGGAGCCGGCTATAGCGCGACAAAGGCATCAAATGCCGCAGGCGAACCCGCTGACACAGGTCAATCAAAGTAAAAACAGACACGCCACTTTTTCAATGAGCGCCTGAGGCTCAGCCGCCGCAGCAGCCACCACCTGCTTTGGCCGGTGCCTAGGCCCGCTTGGCAATCGCCACGCGCCAAACTTGAGGGCCAGCCTCCAGATACTCCCAGCTAAACTGCCCGGGCGAACGAACTTCCAGCTGGGCGCTCAGTGTCAAGGGGTCATGGTCATTGGTCAGTTCCAGCGTTTGACCGGGTTGCATATCGGCAAACCGCCTGAACACCATGGCGTGACGCTTAGCGGGAGAAATTTGACGCAAATCGATGTTGCTGACAAGAGGGGTTGGCATGGCAAAGTCTTTCAATGGGAGTGACAAGTGCACGGGAATAGTTTAAAGATGTATTTATGATGTTTATTTAATGTAATGCAACACTTGGGCCGTGAGCAAGGTATCTTGCGCGGCCTTAATCCGGATCAAACTTACCTCATGAACCGACAACTTTGGCTGCTGGCCATTTGCCAGGGCTTGTTCCTGACCAACAACGTTACGTTTATCGCCATCAATGGCTTGGTGGGTTTGAGCATGGCCCCTTTGGGCTGGATGGCCACCTTGCCGGTCATGGGTTATGTGGTGGGCAGCGCCTTGTCCACGGGGCTGGTGGCCAAAGCCCAACACCACCTGGGTCGCAAACGCTCGTTCCAGCTTGGCTTGCTGGTCGCCATGGGGGCGGCGCTGTTGTGCGCTTACGCCGCCCTGTCTCATAACTTTTGGTTGCTGTGTACGGCGACGCTGATTGCCGGCTACTACAACGCCAACGCCGGCTTGTACCGCTTTGCGGCGGCTGAGTTGTCGACTCCTCAATGGCGGGAAAAGGCGGTGTCCATGGTGATGGCAGGCGGGCTGATTGGCGCCGTGCTGGGCCCCAATTTGGCACAATACACCCGCACGATCATGGATGTCCCTTTTGCCGGTGCCTACATTGCGCTGGCCATGGTGGCATTGATTTCCATGGCGGTGCTGAGCCAGATTGAGTTTCCCCCAGCGCCACCAAAAAATGTGCTCGATGGTGGCCGCCCTTTGAGCGAAATTATGCGCCAGCCTGCCTTCATCGTGGCTGCCGCCACGGGCGCATTGAGCTATGGCGTGATGAACCTGTTGATGGCGGCCACCCCGTTGGCCATGCAGCAATGCGGCTTGCCGTTTTCAGACGCCGCGCTGGTACTGGAGTGGCATGTGATTGGCATGTTCGCGCCGGGATTTTTCACCGGACACCTTATCAAACGATTTGGTGCGTTGCCCATCATGGGCGTAGGTGTGGCGCTGTTCGCGTTGTGTATTGGCGTGGCACTTTCAGGCGTCGAGTTGCAGGAGTTTCTGCTGGCCTTGTTGTTTCTCGGGGTGGGTTGGAATTTTCTGTTCACGGGCAGCACGACCTTGTCCCTGTCAACCTATACCTCTGCTGAAAAAGACAAGGCCCAGGGTGCGTTGAACTTCTTCGTGTTTGCTACCTTGGCCGTCAGCTCCTTTGCCTCTGGCATGTTGGTCACCACCCAAGGGTGGGCCTTGTTGAACTGGGGCTCATTGGTTCCGGTCGCGCTCACCGGATCTGCCTTGATCTGGCTGAAGATGCGACGCCAAACCGAAGTAAGATGAATCACAGACGGGGTGCCATGTATGCCCCGCGTTCATCAACTGACAGGAGACAAACCCATGCAAAGACGACAACTCTTGGCCAGCGGCGTGGCCGCCGCTGCTCTGCCCCTCTGGACCCACGCTCAATCACTTGAAAAGACACAAGTGACCTTGGCGGTCGGTGGCAAAAACTTGCTGTACTACCTGCCATTGACTGTGGCCGAACAACTGGGTTATTTCAAGGCAGAAGGCTTGGACGTCACGGTGGTGGACTTTGCCGGTGGCTCCAAGGCGCTTCAGGCGGTTGTCGGTGGCAGCGCCGATGTCGTGTCGGGTGCGTTTGAGCACACGATCAACATGCAGTTCAAAGGGCAGTACCTGCGCGCTTTTGTCCTGCAGGGCATGGCGCCGCAGATCGTATTCGGCGTTAACCCCAAGACCATGGCCAACTTCAAAA
Proteins encoded in this region:
- a CDS encoding TlpA disulfide reductase family protein, which produces MKPQAVARAGWSRRQVLAGAAITLATPLKDAMAAPAMLPAPIDWSALRLLDEHGDGPARWVGLPVVVVFWATWCPFCKRHNAHIEKLYQFSRGKAFRVLGVSSENDREKIRNHVLANQIHFPIAMAQPGFRAQFTSRNVIPLTCLVGADGRLMQTMAGEMQEDDVMSLAVTLGAAKPRIEAVSLLTRDLIWAS
- a CDS encoding metalloregulator ArsR/SmtB family transcription factor, which codes for MGELSSEDRVFESAAQLFSLLSTPLRLKIISAVCEKEKNVSELLALIDTTQPNMSQHLSALYRKGVLSRRKEGAQVFYGLQSERVATLCRAVCTQVAIELDDNAPIDVADRLTKTATSADVEAS
- a CDS encoding DsrE family protein, giving the protein MMTLRKFLQTGLLAIGASLATGTMAQTASPPPAKVVFQVSDGDAAKWNLALNNAKNVQQELGASKVQIEIVAYGPGIGMLKDDATTANRVSEAVQSGVQVVACENTMTALKLTKADMNKSIGYVPAGVVELMKRQSEGWAYIRP
- a CDS encoding DUF2249 domain-containing protein — protein: MPTPLVSNIDLRQISPAKRHAMVFRRFADMQPGQTLELTNDHDPLTLSAQLEVRSPGQFSWEYLEAGPQVWRVAIAKRA
- a CDS encoding MFS transporter translates to MNRQLWLLAICQGLFLTNNVTFIAINGLVGLSMAPLGWMATLPVMGYVVGSALSTGLVAKAQHHLGRKRSFQLGLLVAMGAALLCAYAALSHNFWLLCTATLIAGYYNANAGLYRFAAAELSTPQWREKAVSMVMAGGLIGAVLGPNLAQYTRTIMDVPFAGAYIALAMVALISMAVLSQIEFPPAPPKNVLDGGRPLSEIMRQPAFIVAAATGALSYGVMNLLMAATPLAMQQCGLPFSDAALVLEWHVIGMFAPGFFTGHLIKRFGALPIMGVGVALFALCIGVALSGVELQEFLLALLFLGVGWNFLFTGSTTLSLSTYTSAEKDKAQGALNFFVFATLAVSSFASGMLVTTQGWALLNWGSLVPVALTGSALIWLKMRRQTEVR